A stretch of Brassica rapa cultivar Chiifu-401-42 chromosome A08, CAAS_Brap_v3.01, whole genome shotgun sequence DNA encodes these proteins:
- the LOC103834813 gene encoding napin-B-like, giving the protein MANKLFLVSATLAFFFFLLTNASIYRTVVEFDEDNQIGPFGPQQCQKEFEQTQHLRACQQWIHMQATQPPSGPRALEFEVDIENPQGSQLKATLFQQCCNELRQEDKICVCPALKHVSKEVRIQFEQEQHQGLPQIVSRIYQTATQLPKFCKVPQVSVCPFQHDMPFPPYY; this is encoded by the coding sequence AACTctcgccttcttcttcttcttactcaCCAACGCCTCCATCTACCGCACGGTCGTCGAGTTCGACGAAGATAACCAAATAGGCCCATTTGGCCCACAACAATGTCAGAAGGAGTTTGAACAAACACAACATCTAAGAGCATGTCAGCAATGGATCCACATGCAAGCAACGCAACCCCCTTCTGGTCCCCGGGCCCTCGAGTTTGAAGTCGACATTGAGAACCCTCAGGGCTCACAGCTGAAAGCAACGCTATTCCAGCAATGCTGCAATGAGCTTCGCCAGGAAGACAAAATTTGTGTTTGCCCAGCCTTGAAGCATGTATCTAAAGAAGTTAGAATCCAGTTTGAACAGGAACAACATCAGGGACTTCCCCAAATAGTGAGCCGTATCTACCAGACCGCTACGCAATTGCCTAAATTTTGCAAAGTTCCACAAGTTAGCGTTTGTCCTTTCCAGCATGATATGCCTTTCCCTCCCTACTACTAG